The genomic window TGAATAAACTTATTGTACTTCAATAGACTATACAACAGAACAAACGTGCTCgcaaaaattttatccttaTTCGTGTACAAACTTTCTACAATTTTccgaagaaggaagttaaCAATCTCTGTGCTGATACTTGTCTTTCCAAAGAGGTAATGAAATAAGGTGTAATTAATGGTGCACCAAATGTTGTAATCCTTATATTTGGCTAGCTCGTTAAATTTTGCTATTATCACACGAACGTTTTCCATGCTCAGATGGGATAATATGTTTCCAAAACTTTTGGAAAGGCACCACCGAATGTAGGTACTACTGTCGTTAAAATAGTACATCAGCAAGTTCAATATTTGTAGGATGTCCTTTTCGCaggtgtattttttctgtgcattTGTGGGAAGCACTTCTTCATGTCGTTTTGGTTGTGGATTCCACCCTTCTTTTGTCTCCTTTTGGTACATGGTGAAAACCTCGTTGATGTTTAAAAAGAGAGGGAATTTGTCGAACAGGTTGGAGTGGAGAGGCTCGCTAGGGGCGATATCACGCGGGGGCGTCCGCCGCACCCCATTATTATTAGCAGCCTCTCCATTATTAGTTGTGTCCCCCCTTGGCAACGATATTTCcgcatttttctccaaaaataACAAGGCGTAATAACCGAGGCAAAGAATCTTCAACGACTTGGACATCTGCGTAAAGTCCAAGTGGACATGattttgaataaaaaaaaaattataaaaattggcgtaattttttaacagtCTTTTCTCACCCCTTTTCAGCAACCTCTTATGAGTTAGTAAAATTCCGCATAAAACTATATTGCTGAATTTAACGCAACAGTTGGGGGAAGCAATGTTTGCACTGGTCACAAGGAAGAAGTCATCCTCCagttgtgtttttttctcagCCAAGGAGTTTATTTGTACCAATTTTATCATAAGttctttggaaaaaaggataaaattggTGAAGTAAACTTTCTCCTGATATACATCGTCCCTCCTTAGAAACTGCGCATACAATATAGAACAGGCTTCCTTCGCTTTGTCGTTCTTCCCCACGTAGtagtaaaatatttcctcaaTGTTCCCTAGCATATTGCCCCTCACAGACAGTAGCTTAAACGGGATATACATGCAGAACGACAGCCAAATAAGTAGGATGTACAAAATTACCCACGCGTTGTTCCCATCATCCATCGTATTAGACTTAATGTTCGTGAACTGGTTAAAAACgagttcctcttccttcagtTTGAGCAACAAGTCCACTATGCTGCTTAAGCAGAATGAGTCACATGGAAAGaaagttttaatttttttttccccccttacGGATATTAGTGTGTTGTAGTATTTGTATACTTCCTCTATCACCGTGTACATCTTCAGGTGGGTTTCTTCCTCCGTCTTTGTGTCGTCTAAAATTTTGTTACtctctcccttttcttctctttcggCGTGCATTCCGTGGCCATTTTCTACTTCTCCGTTTAACTCAATGTGCGTCTTTTCCTCACCATTGCTACTGAGACCCGTTTGATTCACCCCCCCTTGGCTATCCTCCACATCACTTGAAAGTCCTGTTTCGCGAGAAGCTACCTTGCTTATCTGGTAACCACCTCCATTTGCTCCCCCCAACTGTTTCTTAAAATGGGATAGAATCCTTGTCAACCGGGTGAAgcttttttttagaaaatttAGAAATTGCTCCACCAGCAGAGGCAGGTGCGGGTCCAACACCGTTTTGGCTTCCCTATAGCTATTCAGGCAAttgtttaaataatttaaattttccaaaatgggggTGAAATTTCTTATCACTTCGTTATCGTCATCCTGGTCCAGGTACCGTCTTATCAGTTCTACTTTCTCCTTGACGTTATCATACTCGCGAAAAAACgatattttgttttccatCGTTTGGGTGTGTGTGCAAGAGAAGGCATGACTGATGGGCTACATCTCCCTTCGCAACGTGTTGTGTAGAACTTAATGGGACAAATCACGGGCGTAATAAACTatgacaagaaaaaaaaaaaaaaaaaaaaaccgttGGAGGTATCCCTTCGTAAGTGTTCCAACGGCCACACAGGTTATCATCGTTCGGGCGGTTAacccaattttttcctcaacgCCCTTGATGGGCAGTCTccccgaaaaaaaaaaaaaaaaaatgttcacctATATCACATCGGCCAGGCGCATATAGTGCTTGCGCAAATGCGCACATTCGCCGGACGATATTCACccaaaagaataaaaaagaaatagaaaaatatatccgCATGAgagaggcaaaaaaaaaaatataactacATGGGAGTGgccaaaagaagaaaaaaaaaagcagcgtAATATTCGGAACAGCTTTACCCACTCACAATTTGACGCAAAAATAATGTCAGACTCGGTGATACGTTATTTTCCCAACTTTGAGAAGAAGCCGGATATGCGCGAGAGCTTGTTCTCCAGGAGGAATAGAAAAGGTACTACATGGGGGAGTGCACAGTTCATTCAAGCGTATGGATGGGCAAAGGTCTATCCACAACGAAAAACTAAGCAAAAATATAGGCAGTAAAATATAGCAGCAGACGTATTCCTTACATGCGgcacgtgtatatatgtttccttCATTGTGGGATTAGCAAAGAAGAGTCGAACTTTTTGTAAATCCTCTCagatgtgtgcatgtgtttcTACCCGACTCGCCTTACGTTCGCACACGTGCGCTACATATGTGCTTGTGGGATGTGCACCCAGTACTGCCTTCGTATGTACGCCTCCGTAGCCCCTCCTACGCATACTACATGTGTCCACCTCCTATGCATAGCTACATGTGTCCACCCGCTATTAATACTACATATGCCCTCCTCCCCGAGCAGTCAAGATCGCCTTCAAAAGCATCAGCGGAACGgccgttttgaaaaaaaacaaaatactTATTAACGGAAACGAAACACTTGAATCTGTGCTGAATTTCCTCAAGAAAGTGTTTAACAGGAATGAGCACATCGTAAGGAACGCGCCCTCAGAGAGCACGTTAATAGCCCTACAGATGTTCATACGACCATGCGTTCATCCTTTCTAAACATGGTGTTTACTTATAAGTGCCCTTTttcagaaagaaaaacatttttattttctaccccctttttttttttattgcagtATCTGTATATTAACAACACCATAAAGCCAAACCTCGATGATTTCCTTGCCGATCTTTACGATGTAAacctttataaaaaaaaatcggatTATAGAAAACATCACGTGCATACTATGcaattgtgtgtgtatatatgtagtgcCAAATGTAACCCCAGCGTCGTGGTACATGTAAACGTGTATTCCATTTGATGGAACaatttctccccccctttttttttttacagctGTATCAAGTTTCGAACTGTCTAAACATCTCATATAGTTTTACCCCCGCGTATTAAGAGGTAAGGGGAAAAGTGAGCTTACACGAGGGAGGTGTGCAcgggaaagaaaatgaaaaatgctcTCTTCATCGTGTAAAGGAGACTACAAAAGTGAGTTCATTCTTTAGACATATAGAAACACGTACTTATGTGCCCACTTCCCACCTGGTGGGCTATTTAAAAACAAACGGAATAGCTGCACAAAGATTGGAAGGAAATTTGGGGAAGAGGCTTGCACAcagcttctccttttcctagACTTACGTTCCGTTGCCCATTCGATGCGTTTgaggagaagcaaaaaaaggggagtgcAACTTTTCTCGTTACTGTGATCAATtccctcctccccttttttttctcccttatgtgtgtgttatccattttcatttcttttttttccctgttgtGTCCCCCCTGTCTTTGCTcatatttttacttaaatTGTATTTCTTGGAAAAGCTGACGATTTCTCCATCGCTGCTTCCGCCACAGCTACTGCTTGAACTGCTATCGCTGTTAGGAGGGTTTTTATGACTACGCTTATTGGGGGAAAGCATTTGTTTAGTCTCCCCCTCATTTGCGCCTTTTGCACCTTTGCATACGTTCGAAGAAttggtactttttttacgcgtacccatttttttactcaaTTTATAAACTTGGGAGTTAAAGATTACTTGCTCAAGCTCCTTCCGTTGTTCCTCCAGTTGGCTTTCCATATTCCGTTCATCCATCttttgattatttttttttaacattttaatgttatcaatatattttttaattttttcttcattatttttttgctccttctGTAAAATTTGGATTTTATCATTCAAGTGAGCTATTTTGGCACTCtgttgttgtattttttttttacaattttcgttttcttcgattttgtcctttatgactttgttcaatttttgcGTCTTCTCTTCCAGTGCCGTAATTTTGTTGTCCTTCGAGTTtatgtgttcatttatttcgtcttgtttttttaaattattcgTTACGtcttgtttattttttgcattttcgttCCGCACAAGTGTGATTTGTCCCTCCAGTTGTTTTATGTTTCCATGAAGagcatttatttgtttgtctCTTTCGTGTAGctcttttattaaattatcTTTTTCGAATTCCACTTGAGAGATGTGCGCACTTTTGCTTGTCCCTTCCTGTTCCAGTTTGTTTATTTTACCCTCCAGTtcgtccttttccttcttccgttTGGTTATTTCCTGCACCAGGTATTTTTCATTGTGCTTTAATTTCGCGatgtccttttccttctcgatGCATATGCACTGCAgttctttgcattttttcacaaagTTGGCGATCTGAGGGGTGAGCAGGAAGCATGTGTCATTGGACGTATGTCCTCCATTGGACGTATATGTGAATGTGTGCTTATAACTGCATGATTGTATGTCTGCATGCTTATGCATAAGATCTGCCCGGCGAATGTTCCCACCTGGGAGGAAAAGGACTCGTTCTCCTGCCGAAGGCTATCTATTATATCCTTATTTTGGAGCAGAACTAAATTCagctcctttattttgttaattatgTTGTCCCCCTCCCCAGcagttccatttttgctcGTCTTCACAAACGCATTGccgctgctgttgttgccGACGTTGTTGTTACTGCAGCTGTTGCTATTGTTGATGTTGCTACTGTTGCTGTTTCTTTTTGTgtgcacttcctttttttcttctgcgtgGGGGGTAATAAGCAGAATATACGTGAGTGGGGGAAGAACACATAACGTAGTGTAAACTCTCCACGCAGCGAACACGTGGGGattattttatacatttttattttattttttttttttccgcccttGGCGCTACCGCTGCAGCGTTCTGCTTAACTTTTTGGAGGATACTCTGGATTTGCggagcctttttttttatcttttaatttattcatttaaattgagcaaaaaaaCGTAACTTTTGTCCTGTCTTGCCtgcaccaaaaaaatgaactatcAGGAATGCCTCCATAAGTTTGTTAATGCGCATTCGGATAATTTTCGGCAGAGCTTTTACGCGGTCGTGGAGAGTTCAcaggtgagaaaaaaactgAGGAGGGATAGAGAAGAGTTTCTCCTACATAATTgtatgcatacaaaaaaagggggagaccCATAAAATTTCACTTTACTCATTAACCATCTTTATTAAgaggtttcctttttttgtaacgtGTCTGCCTGACGCTGTCTTCTTGGGATATGccccattttgtgtttttttttttttttttttttttctttgcagaTAGAATGTCTTGAATGTCCCATAGAAAAAACGAGCACGGATAATTTCCTCATCAAAATATACATTAACAATATTGTAAGTTGAAAAATATCGCACGGATCATTGCACATGTGAGGGGGGAGTTCACTctgaaatgaaaataattgaGGGGTGTTCCTCTTCACGCGCATTTAAgttacttccttcattttggctGCTTAGTTTTACtcattaatttatttttcccgcTAACATACAGATACACAACATCCGGACGTTCCTGCTGACTTGCTTGAGCGGGTCGGTGGGGAATATTCTCCACAACACGAACGTAGACAAGCAGGAAGCGTGTTGCTACGTTGCGGCTGACGAAGAGGGGGCTAAGCACGACGCAGGTCAAATTGGCCAATCGGAGGAAGGTAATCCAAATGGTGAATACTCCATCATGCAGTGCTTCAACAAACAGGAGGATTTTTTACGCAAGTGCAAGAAAGTTCATAGCCTTCGAAAGAGTTTGGAAAATGCCCATGTAAGAACAGGGGACACTTTCGGCTTTAGGGACGACATTTTGCGGCACTACATGTGACCGTTCGTGTGAGGGCTCCcccagggaaaaaaaaaaaaaaaaatacacatgcATGATACATATTACTGCGCATGTGCACACATCGGATGTTATGTGGGGATCCCCATCTAATCCGCGCAAAAAGCAGCCATGTGTTGTGCTACATGCAGAAGTTGTGTCTAgcctgtttttttctttttggtgGAAATGTACACGTCCTCGAGGCGGTAATTCATATGCTGGTTGTCCAACTGCTCATCCGTCTTCCTCTCAAAATTGTAGTTAGACGTAATGTTAAAGTTCATCATGTTATTAACACAGTCGTAAAACTTTTCCACATTTCGCACAATGTTGGCAATTTTATTGTTTAGTAATTCCCCAAAAGATCGAGAACTGTAGATTTTGCCATTTAAAATACAAAACATTTGAATaacttttttgcacataatatttttcactttatatatattcgttagggaaatgtgaaaaatggaatttgtgttgtaataaatgtgtatgctGACCAAATCTTGCGGCTCATTCGTTTTTAAAACAGATAAATTGTCGTAGGTGATGTCAAATAAATAGCCCTCTTCCTCATCGCTGATTATTCTTCCTACtcgtattttttcatttaacgaGAGATGACTTCTACTTGTGTAAAATGgagaagtgtaaaaataattcaatGCATTTTCTCTGTTATTCAATATATTCTTTGACAAATATAGGTTATCGACGTATTcgattttgttttcctttttcaccacTGGTTCGTAGTACTCCTCCGGGGTAGCCATATTTCCGTTCTTTCGTTCTTCGATAAAATGAGAGAGCAGCCAGGCAATCAGCTATATAACCTGATCTGCTAATCAGCTGATTAGCAGGTTATTCTACCACCTCTTTGCGCAGCAGACATGTGTATGTTcacacgtatatatgtgtgtgaacGCACATCTGCAGCATTTGGCCATATCGGTTGACTTTCCTCAAAGATTGGGTCCTTCACTTGTCCTAAATTATGCATACCAATATAGGCTTTATTCcactacaaaaaatattttttttatttttatccttttggGGGAAAGTGTATTTCCCCTTCTTAAAAAACTTTTAACAGGACTTATCGCATGTGCGGCAAACATGTACACGAAAAACATAACCTTGCAttcattaaaaagaaaaaaattaaatggtCAAGGGTTTTACTTACTCTCCCTTTGTCCTGCTAATGCTTAAGCGCAGATGATACCTTACATACGCACGACTGCACAATTGGGGAAAGAAAACGCCGCTCATTCCATATGGACAATCTTCGGCAAAGGCATCAGCGCGCCTCTTTAAAAGGAATCCCCAATTGTTTGAAAAGGAGAGAAGCAAAATAtgtatttcccccccaaatgtaattcttcccctttttttttttcttttttttttttttatgctttccCCTACATTTGTGATTTGCAccgtttttccccccacggGACGAGCGAAATGGTATGATGAGAACACACTATTATCGATCGAAGCATGTCATTGCTGTgcaccaaaaataaaataaaaacggaaGAGATAAAATCAGGATAGCGAAAATTAGAGCAGTGTAATCCTGCACAAGTAGCAATGCGAATCTTTTCTCACATACCCCTTCGTTAAAGTTGCCGGAAAGAACAATTTGCCATCCTTAAGTTATTCCTcccgaaaaagggaaaaatctGTACGGACGGAAACCCCAAAACAAACAACGTCAGCACGGTAATGGATGAATTACCTCCAATGAGTGTGTTAATTGTTCACCGTCCATCTGCCAGCATGTTAACGTACAATCACCGTTAACGcctttttcaatttatcTCTTTTCACGCAAAGGTATACACTCTTGTGCGATTAAGCAGATCACCCCTATGctgactttattttttcttttccacagCCAAAATGTGTACTAATACAggacaataaaaaaaacaagaataAAGACTACaaatagagaaaaattaaattcgTGTTAATCGCtactttttaattacatATCTGTTAACAAATGTTGAAATGTATTTTTCACAAAGTGCTCGCGAGAAGGCTGAACTGCAAAGCGCGCACGTTCATGTTTACACATAGGTGCACATCCGCTGTGCATGACTTTGCCgctttcctcccccccaaaTTTATTCGAAATGGTTGGAGATAAAACACATACAGCCACGAATGAACGTAAAAATGGGCACAATAGAATAGGCGCAATAAAATTAACACAAACACACATCCATCATGTGCGTTTGCCTAAGTAAGCGTGACAttcgggggggaagaaggcgtgtagaatttaaaaaaaaaatgagggagaataagtaaaaaaagactGGCAATATATAGCCAAGAAAAACACAACATAACAGttgataataaaaaagggaaaatgacaaattgaatggagaggaaaaaaaaagcaaataaaaaaaagttagagaaaaaaaaaatgctgatCTCAAAATGTAGTGGCAAAATGCTGGTTGAAAATCCTCCCGCTGGATGCTTCTTTTGTGTGCCCCCCTACTGGTGCGAACTCAGCTTGCTAAAGAGTTCCCTTCTCTGTTGGAGGGACAAACTTTGAAAGGCCCTGTAAAACTCGTCCAGCGTTTTCTGGTGATGCAGATCCTCCGTTAATCGCTCTATATCCCTCAGagtattttcatttaaaattcTCCTGCACACTTCGTAGTCGTCTTCGTCTGAGGAGGCGATGTCACTGGTGAGCTTCTTGAATTCTTCACTTTGGGTCAACGCAGTTCCGTATTTTTTGCTAAAGGGGTGGGAAGCGGGTAGCATGCATGTACATACGCATAAAGACAGATTCGCAGATAAACAGATGCACATTCGTGTGGgagttttattttccccgtAGACGAGCCTACCTGAGCGTGCTCATCAGCAACCGCCGCACGAGGCGGtagtaaaagaaggaacgggCTTTCTCCCAAGGAACGATTTTCCTAATCACTCCCTTCGACTGCATGCATTTGGACACGTCGTGGAGATCTGCGTATCTGTGGCACACTTGCAAATAAAATGGCAAGagctccttttctttgtccTCTATTTCTTGTTTTATTCTGGACACGTCATCCTCCTGCATGGGGTGGTAATAAGTGATAGGCACATCGGTGTGGTTGGCAAAGTGGGTGTGCTAAGCGGGGTGTTCCACTAACGCCGCTCCACGAACACGATGCACCTACCTGCGCTTCGGCCATCCGCCTATCCAGAGCAATTATGGACGAGTCAATCCCGTGCATGAGCTTCCTAATTTCGGGTAACCTGAACTTCACCTCGACAATCCCGGGTGGCTCCAAAATGCCCCCTTTACTGTTCGTATCCGCATACATCTCTATAATCTGGCT from Plasmodium coatneyi strain Hackeri chromosome 12, complete sequence includes these protein-coding regions:
- a CDS encoding Ubiquitin-like protein ATG12; protein product: MSDSVIRYFPNFEKKPDMRESLFSRRNRKVKIAFKSISGTAVLKKNKILINGNETLESVLNFLKKVFNRNEHIYLYINNTIKPNLDDFLADLYDLYQVSNCLNISYSFTPAY